A window of Diabrotica virgifera virgifera chromosome 9, PGI_DIABVI_V3a contains these coding sequences:
- the LOC126892586 gene encoding putative nuclease HARBI1 produces MFLSNLSPEIIKWPTAAEKHVSQQHFANKGFPNVIGAIDGCHIKIDRPDNDPDSYINRKGFYSVQMQAVCDHTKNNRFIFGLSWICA; encoded by the exons ATGTTCTTGAGTAACCTATCTCCAGAGATTATAAAATGGCCAACAGCAGCTGAAAAACATGTCAGCCAACAACATTTTGCAAATAAAGGATTTCCGAATGTTATAGGAGCAATTGATGGCTGTCATATAAAAATTGATAGACCTGACAATGATCCTGATTCGTATATCAACCGTAAAGGATTTTATTCTGTTCAG ATGCAAGCTGTATGCGACCACACAAAAAATAATAGATTTATTTTTGGGTTATCCTGGATCTGTGCATGA